In the genome of Myroides phaeus, one region contains:
- a CDS encoding nucleotidyl transferase AbiEii/AbiGii toxin family protein, with the protein MWIELNKKQRIAVLEQVASVKGLPTFVVEKDWWVCMILRAIFQSQYSSSIIFKGGTSLSKAYSLINRFSEDIDLIIDRELLGFGELKSKSQIKKLRKTSGGFIINEFREELIAQLKLLNIDCSQYEIKYNAQVDDTSDPNILEIYYHSIVPNKNVYIHQRVLLEIGARSLIEPMEVKEISSFIDAQYASLDFSDLPFDVQVVIPTRTCIEKILLLHEEFSKPINKIRTDRLTRHFYDLDKLMASIYGTMALNDHHLFEVIVEHRKTITPLRDMDYSNHVKGKLRIFPPIEVIVLWEKDYKIMQDNMIIGSSLSWEDLLVRIKEIERLFNGD; encoded by the coding sequence ATGTGGATTGAATTAAATAAAAAACAAAGAATTGCTGTTTTAGAACAAGTAGCTAGTGTTAAAGGACTACCTACATTTGTAGTTGAAAAAGATTGGTGGGTTTGTATGATTTTAAGGGCAATATTTCAATCACAATATTCTTCATCAATTATTTTTAAGGGAGGTACCTCTTTGAGTAAAGCATATAGTTTAATTAACCGATTTTCTGAAGATATTGATTTAATTATTGATCGAGAGTTATTAGGTTTTGGAGAGTTGAAATCAAAATCTCAGATAAAGAAGCTCAGAAAAACATCAGGAGGTTTTATCATAAATGAGTTTAGAGAAGAATTAATAGCTCAATTAAAACTTTTAAATATAGATTGTAGTCAATATGAAATAAAATATAATGCTCAGGTAGATGACACAAGTGATCCTAATATATTAGAAATTTATTATCACTCTATTGTTCCTAATAAGAATGTTTATATACATCAGCGTGTGCTTTTAGAAATAGGAGCAAGATCATTAATTGAACCTATGGAAGTTAAGGAGATTTCTTCATTTATTGATGCTCAATATGCAAGTTTAGATTTTTCTGATTTACCATTTGATGTACAGGTTGTTATACCTACAAGAACTTGTATTGAGAAGATTTTGTTATTGCATGAGGAGTTTTCTAAGCCAATAAATAAGATAAGAACTGATAGATTAACACGTCATTTCTATGATTTAGATAAATTAATGGCTTCTATTTATGGTACAATGGCATTAAATGACCATCATTTATTTGAAGTTATTGTTGAGCATAGAAAAACAATAACTCCTTTACGTGATATGGATTATAGTAATCATGTAAAAGGGAAGTTACGTATATTTCCTCCTATAGAAGTTATTGTTCTTTGGGAAAAAGATTATAAAATAATGCAAGATAACATGATTATAGGGAGTAGTTTGTCTTGGGAAGATTTACTTGTTAGAATAAAGGAGATAGAGAGATTGTTTAATGGAGATTAA
- a CDS encoding DUF6088 family protein — MSDSVKKQIETKILKSSRGEMFFAEDFCKYGSPENIRKVLSRVEKTSVVERLAHGIYLKPKKDPLLGTIYPDIDEVAREIAKRDKARIAPTGVLALYLLGLTTQVPLKTVYLTDGSQREIKIDTRTIKFKRTVPKSFAIKNELLHLIVQAFKEVGKDGVSNDFLNKIKPAILRVDKQVLDTQLQYAPVRIQKLIKECYVD, encoded by the coding sequence ATGTCAGATTCAGTTAAAAAACAAATAGAAACAAAGATTTTGAAATCTTCACGTGGAGAGATGTTTTTCGCTGAAGATTTTTGTAAATATGGTTCTCCTGAAAATATCCGAAAAGTACTTTCTCGTGTTGAAAAAACATCTGTTGTAGAAAGACTAGCACATGGTATTTATTTAAAACCTAAAAAAGATCCATTGTTAGGTACTATTTATCCAGATATAGATGAAGTGGCAAGAGAAATTGCCAAGAGAGATAAAGCGCGAATTGCGCCGACAGGAGTATTAGCGTTGTATTTACTAGGATTAACTACTCAAGTGCCTTTAAAAACTGTTTATTTGACCGATGGTTCACAAAGAGAAATCAAAATAGACACTCGTACAATTAAGTTTAAAAGAACTGTTCCTAAAAGTTTTGCTATCAAGAATGAGCTTTTGCATTTGATTGTACAGGCATTTAAAGAAGTTGGAAAAGATGGTGTGTCAAATGATTTTTTGAATAAAATAAAGCCAGCTATTTTGCGTGTAGATAAGCAAGTTTTGGATACTCAATTACAATATGCACCAGTAAGAATTCAGAAATTAATAAAGGAGTGTTATGTGGATTGA
- a CDS encoding SMI1/KNR4 family protein — protein MINYQDIMERVKAVGDKVFYIPMTEAEVANLEQEVGIAFPAYYRDFLLTFGMQQDFVQGLFTDVSDFLEQNSYLQEAVPNYLMIGDNGGEDYWILRTEKVNSQRIFNWVDDEIEKTDFTFEELITYALQQLEDEDVLSLDNSEKSWCVQFAITTKDEEALYQALPLKLTSKWTLSEQSEAGVDEYIAQAVLNGEAIEMSRLTYGSGSTPTYFIDYKESLDSVKKQGQIKQWTTALEAKFPEFNLVDYGVLPTSFEM, from the coding sequence ATGATTAATTATCAAGATATAATGGAAAGAGTAAAAGCTGTTGGCGACAAAGTTTTTTACATTCCAATGACAGAAGCAGAGGTTGCGAATTTAGAACAAGAAGTAGGAATTGCATTTCCAGCATATTACCGTGACTTTTTGTTGACTTTCGGAATGCAACAAGATTTCGTTCAAGGGCTATTTACAGACGTTAGCGATTTCTTAGAACAAAATTCGTACTTACAAGAAGCTGTGCCAAATTATTTGATGATTGGTGATAATGGAGGAGAGGATTATTGGATTTTACGTACGGAGAAGGTGAATAGTCAGCGTATATTCAATTGGGTTGACGATGAGATTGAGAAAACAGATTTCACATTTGAAGAGTTAATTACGTACGCTTTACAACAATTAGAAGACGAAGATGTATTGTCATTAGACAATTCAGAAAAAAGTTGGTGTGTGCAATTTGCTATTACAACAAAAGATGAAGAAGCGTTATACCAAGCGTTGCCGTTAAAGTTGACAAGTAAATGGACATTGTCAGAACAATCAGAAGCAGGAGTAGACGAATACATTGCACAAGCCGTTTTAAATGGAGAAGCAATTGAGATGAGTCGCTTAACTTACGGTTCAGGAAGTACACCAACGTATTTTATTGACTACAAAGAAAGTTTAGACAGCGTTAAAAAACAAGGTCAAATCAAACAATGGACTACAGCGTTAGAAGCTAAATTTCCTGAGTTTAATTTAGTTGACTATGGCGTATTGCCAACAAGTTTTGAGATGTAA
- a CDS encoding YqiA/YcfP family alpha/beta fold hydrolase → MHIQKTLVYFHGYGSNRQSRKFLNLQLAMKGVEMIAFEWTPDTNFKDFMNIAFTAVANTQEVIVVGDSAGANFAYQLREMRQTNGLKTILVLTSPLLNYTNQLRVPVPITDNLQNALVVIPQVSDALLLLAKNDEVLDFTQYDIYNQPNTVVVYVDDNHQLERFEAYIGYIKAYIGEQETH, encoded by the coding sequence TTGCACATACAAAAAACCTTAGTTTATTTTCACGGGTATGGTTCAAACAGACAATCGCGTAAATTTCTAAACCTTCAATTAGCAATGAAAGGGGTTGAAATGATTGCCTTTGAGTGGACTCCCGATACCAATTTTAAAGACTTTATGAACATTGCTTTTACAGCCGTTGCCAACACACAAGAGGTAATCGTTGTAGGAGATTCAGCAGGAGCAAACTTTGCTTATCAGTTGAGAGAAATGCGTCAAACAAACGGTTTAAAGACGATATTAGTCTTAACGAGTCCGCTTTTGAACTATACAAACCAACTTCGCGTCCCCGTTCCAATTACCGATAATTTACAAAATGCATTGGTTGTTATTCCACAAGTTAGCGATGCCTTGCTATTGTTAGCTAAAAACGATGAAGTACTTGACTTCACCCAATATGATATTTATAATCAACCAAATACCGTTGTGGTTTATGTTGACGATAACCATCAATTAGAGCGTTTTGAAGCCTATATAGGGTATATAAAAGCTTATATAGGAGAACAGGAAACCCACTAA